The following are encoded together in the Thunnus maccoyii chromosome 18, fThuMac1.1, whole genome shotgun sequence genome:
- the LOC121884337 gene encoding SH3 and cysteine-rich domain-containing protein 2-like isoform X1: protein MMTENNEMESDSQLQRSPSTMSIQPMTSKLQRLKRSLSFKTMMRSKSVENFFQRSYSDARLPPDFITDPPPPSPPMLPGSPLVGDRSPSISPSLSPNPSISSHSPSLSLSPSLPIKPSRPQITHCFQDHVFRKSNNCEHCKHMIVGNSKQALRCKTCKMAAHLWCTSELSQQPCHGKPGAFKRNFSSPMLVNDQLAVVKEVQPSQEATRMRVDPVYAALRYGTSLAQMSRSSFGSLSESPTHNLEEGGEEMQQRQCSMEEEITQETGDTPVPDTEIEKEEDASSGQAQTPTEVPKRIEVHSIHTYVALYKFLPQEQNDLELHPGDRVQVTDDSNEEWWKGKSGDRVGFFPANFVQRVRPGERVWRVVQGASGNRDRGHMAVRESQICVGKREDGEVFLKLSSGKKRGLVPADSIEEI, encoded by the exons ctcCAGAGACTAAAACGCTCACTGTCTTTCAAGACCATGATGCGTAGTAAGAGTGTGGAGAACTTCTTCCAAAGGTCGTACAGCGACGCTCGCCTACCCCCGGATTTCATCACAGACCCGCcgcctccctctcctccaaTGCTGCCTGGCTCTCCTCTCGTCGGCGACCGCTCACCGTCCATTTCACCGTCTCTCAGCCCCAACCCCTCTATCTCCTCCCACTCCCCCTCTCTCAGCCTTTCCCCATCACTGCCCATCAAGCCTTCCCGACCTCAGATCACCCACTGTTTCCAGGACCATGTCTTTCGCAAGTCCAACAACTGCGAGCACTGCAAGCACATGATAGTGG gaaACTCCAAACAAGCTCTTCGGTGTAAAACGTGCAAGATGGCCGCTCACCTGTGGTGCACCTCGGAACTATCGCAGCAGCCGTGTCATGGGAAG CCTGGAGCGTTCAAGCGAAACTTCAGCTCGCCCATGCTCGTCAATGACCAACTGGCTGTCGTCAAGGAAGTCCAGCCAAGCCAAG aGGCTACGCGGATGCGTGTAGACCCCGTGTATGCCGCCTTGCGCTACGGGACGTCCTTGGCACAGATGAGCCGCTCCagttttggcagtttgtcagagTCACCAACACACAACCTG gaggagggaggtgaggaGATGCAGCAGAGACAGTGCAGCATGGAGGAGGAGATAACTCAGGAGACAGGGG ACACCCCTGTCCCTGACACGGAGATTGAGAAGGAAGAAGACGCGAGCAGTGGCCAAGCTCAGACGCCTACAGAG gTGCCCAAGCGTATCGAAGTTCACTCCATCCACACCTATGTAGCGCTCTACAAGTTTCTGCCTCAGGAACAGAATGACCTGGAACTGCA TCCGGGTGATAGGGTGCAGGTCACTGATGACTCTAATGAGGAGTGGTGGAAG GGTAAGAGCGGTGACAGAGTCGGCTTCTTCCCTGCCAACTTTGTGCAGAGGGTCAGGCCTGGAGAGAGAGTGTGGCGAGTCGTCCAGGGCGCTTCCGGCAACCGAGATAGAGGACACATGGCCGTGAGGGAATCCCAG ATCTGTGTGGGGAAGCGAGAAGACGGCGAGGTGTTCCTGAAGCTGAGCAGCGGGAAGAAGAGAGGGCTTGTCCCGGCCGACTCCATCGAGGAGATCTGA
- the LOC121884337 gene encoding SH3 and cysteine-rich domain-containing protein 2-like isoform X4, whose product MMTENNEMESDSQLQRSPSTMSIQPMTSKLQRLKRSLSFKTMMRSKSVENFFQRSYSDARLPPDFITDPPPPSPPMLPGSPLVGDRSPSISPSLSPNPSISSHSPSLSLSPSLPIKPSRPQITHCFQDHVFRKSNNCEHCKHMIVGNSKQALRCKTCKMAAHLWCTSELSQQPCHGKPGAFKRNFSSPMLVNDQLAVVKEVQPSQDTPVPDTEIEKEEDASSGQAQTPTEVPKRIEVHSIHTYVALYKFLPQEQNDLELHPGDRVQVTDDSNEEWWKGKSGDRVGFFPANFVQRVRPGERVWRVVQGASGNRDRGHMAVRESQICVGKREDGEVFLKLSSGKKRGLVPADSIEEI is encoded by the exons ctcCAGAGACTAAAACGCTCACTGTCTTTCAAGACCATGATGCGTAGTAAGAGTGTGGAGAACTTCTTCCAAAGGTCGTACAGCGACGCTCGCCTACCCCCGGATTTCATCACAGACCCGCcgcctccctctcctccaaTGCTGCCTGGCTCTCCTCTCGTCGGCGACCGCTCACCGTCCATTTCACCGTCTCTCAGCCCCAACCCCTCTATCTCCTCCCACTCCCCCTCTCTCAGCCTTTCCCCATCACTGCCCATCAAGCCTTCCCGACCTCAGATCACCCACTGTTTCCAGGACCATGTCTTTCGCAAGTCCAACAACTGCGAGCACTGCAAGCACATGATAGTGG gaaACTCCAAACAAGCTCTTCGGTGTAAAACGTGCAAGATGGCCGCTCACCTGTGGTGCACCTCGGAACTATCGCAGCAGCCGTGTCATGGGAAG CCTGGAGCGTTCAAGCGAAACTTCAGCTCGCCCATGCTCGTCAATGACCAACTGGCTGTCGTCAAGGAAGTCCAGCCAAGCCAAG ACACCCCTGTCCCTGACACGGAGATTGAGAAGGAAGAAGACGCGAGCAGTGGCCAAGCTCAGACGCCTACAGAG gTGCCCAAGCGTATCGAAGTTCACTCCATCCACACCTATGTAGCGCTCTACAAGTTTCTGCCTCAGGAACAGAATGACCTGGAACTGCA TCCGGGTGATAGGGTGCAGGTCACTGATGACTCTAATGAGGAGTGGTGGAAG GGTAAGAGCGGTGACAGAGTCGGCTTCTTCCCTGCCAACTTTGTGCAGAGGGTCAGGCCTGGAGAGAGAGTGTGGCGAGTCGTCCAGGGCGCTTCCGGCAACCGAGATAGAGGACACATGGCCGTGAGGGAATCCCAG ATCTGTGTGGGGAAGCGAGAAGACGGCGAGGTGTTCCTGAAGCTGAGCAGCGGGAAGAAGAGAGGGCTTGTCCCGGCCGACTCCATCGAGGAGATCTGA
- the LOC121884337 gene encoding SH3 and cysteine-rich domain-containing protein 2-like isoform X2: MMRSKSVENFFQRSYSDARLPPDFITDPPPPSPPMLPGSPLVGDRSPSISPSLSPNPSISSHSPSLSLSPSLPIKPSRPQITHCFQDHVFRKSNNCEHCKHMIVGNSKQALRCKTCKMAAHLWCTSELSQQPCHGKPGAFKRNFSSPMLVNDQLAVVKEVQPSQEATRMRVDPVYAALRYGTSLAQMSRSSFGSLSESPTHNLEEGGEEMQQRQCSMEEEITQETGDTPVPDTEIEKEEDASSGQAQTPTEVPKRIEVHSIHTYVALYKFLPQEQNDLELHPGDRVQVTDDSNEEWWKGKSGDRVGFFPANFVQRVRPGERVWRVVQGASGNRDRGHMAVRESQICVGKREDGEVFLKLSSGKKRGLVPADSIEEI, from the exons ATGATGCGTAGTAAGAGTGTGGAGAACTTCTTCCAAAGGTCGTACAGCGACGCTCGCCTACCCCCGGATTTCATCACAGACCCGCcgcctccctctcctccaaTGCTGCCTGGCTCTCCTCTCGTCGGCGACCGCTCACCGTCCATTTCACCGTCTCTCAGCCCCAACCCCTCTATCTCCTCCCACTCCCCCTCTCTCAGCCTTTCCCCATCACTGCCCATCAAGCCTTCCCGACCTCAGATCACCCACTGTTTCCAGGACCATGTCTTTCGCAAGTCCAACAACTGCGAGCACTGCAAGCACATGATAGTGG gaaACTCCAAACAAGCTCTTCGGTGTAAAACGTGCAAGATGGCCGCTCACCTGTGGTGCACCTCGGAACTATCGCAGCAGCCGTGTCATGGGAAG CCTGGAGCGTTCAAGCGAAACTTCAGCTCGCCCATGCTCGTCAATGACCAACTGGCTGTCGTCAAGGAAGTCCAGCCAAGCCAAG aGGCTACGCGGATGCGTGTAGACCCCGTGTATGCCGCCTTGCGCTACGGGACGTCCTTGGCACAGATGAGCCGCTCCagttttggcagtttgtcagagTCACCAACACACAACCTG gaggagggaggtgaggaGATGCAGCAGAGACAGTGCAGCATGGAGGAGGAGATAACTCAGGAGACAGGGG ACACCCCTGTCCCTGACACGGAGATTGAGAAGGAAGAAGACGCGAGCAGTGGCCAAGCTCAGACGCCTACAGAG gTGCCCAAGCGTATCGAAGTTCACTCCATCCACACCTATGTAGCGCTCTACAAGTTTCTGCCTCAGGAACAGAATGACCTGGAACTGCA TCCGGGTGATAGGGTGCAGGTCACTGATGACTCTAATGAGGAGTGGTGGAAG GGTAAGAGCGGTGACAGAGTCGGCTTCTTCCCTGCCAACTTTGTGCAGAGGGTCAGGCCTGGAGAGAGAGTGTGGCGAGTCGTCCAGGGCGCTTCCGGCAACCGAGATAGAGGACACATGGCCGTGAGGGAATCCCAG ATCTGTGTGGGGAAGCGAGAAGACGGCGAGGTGTTCCTGAAGCTGAGCAGCGGGAAGAAGAGAGGGCTTGTCCCGGCCGACTCCATCGAGGAGATCTGA
- the LOC121884337 gene encoding SH3 and cysteine-rich domain-containing protein 2-like isoform X3: MMTENNEMESDSQLQRSPSTMSIQPMTSKLQRLKRSLSFKTMMRSKSVENFFQRSYSDARLPPDFITDPPPPSPPMLPGSPLVGDRSPSISPSLSPNPSISSHSPSLSLSPSLPIKPSRPQITHCFQDHVFRKSNNCEHCKHMIVGNSKQALRCKTCKMAAHLWCTSELSQQPCHGKPGAFKRNFSSPMLVNDQLAVVKEVQPSQEATRMRVDPVYAALRYGTSLAQMSRSSFGSLSESPTHNLEEGGEEMQQRQCSMEEEITQETGDTPVPDTEIEKEEDASSGQAQTPTEVPKRIEVHSIHTYVALYKFLPQEQNDLELHSCRTKMSPPSAEDSTGAPLRMANYKLGAHHCPRIELATELCSQQGRG; the protein is encoded by the exons ctcCAGAGACTAAAACGCTCACTGTCTTTCAAGACCATGATGCGTAGTAAGAGTGTGGAGAACTTCTTCCAAAGGTCGTACAGCGACGCTCGCCTACCCCCGGATTTCATCACAGACCCGCcgcctccctctcctccaaTGCTGCCTGGCTCTCCTCTCGTCGGCGACCGCTCACCGTCCATTTCACCGTCTCTCAGCCCCAACCCCTCTATCTCCTCCCACTCCCCCTCTCTCAGCCTTTCCCCATCACTGCCCATCAAGCCTTCCCGACCTCAGATCACCCACTGTTTCCAGGACCATGTCTTTCGCAAGTCCAACAACTGCGAGCACTGCAAGCACATGATAGTGG gaaACTCCAAACAAGCTCTTCGGTGTAAAACGTGCAAGATGGCCGCTCACCTGTGGTGCACCTCGGAACTATCGCAGCAGCCGTGTCATGGGAAG CCTGGAGCGTTCAAGCGAAACTTCAGCTCGCCCATGCTCGTCAATGACCAACTGGCTGTCGTCAAGGAAGTCCAGCCAAGCCAAG aGGCTACGCGGATGCGTGTAGACCCCGTGTATGCCGCCTTGCGCTACGGGACGTCCTTGGCACAGATGAGCCGCTCCagttttggcagtttgtcagagTCACCAACACACAACCTG gaggagggaggtgaggaGATGCAGCAGAGACAGTGCAGCATGGAGGAGGAGATAACTCAGGAGACAGGGG ACACCCCTGTCCCTGACACGGAGATTGAGAAGGAAGAAGACGCGAGCAGTGGCCAAGCTCAGACGCCTACAGAG gTGCCCAAGCGTATCGAAGTTCACTCCATCCACACCTATGTAGCGCTCTACAAGTTTCTGCCTCAGGAACAGAATGACCTGGAACTGCA TTCCTGCAGGACAAAAATGTCCCCACCATCTGCAGAGGACAGTACCGGGGCACCCTTAAGGATGGCTAATTATAAACTCGGAGCCCATCACTGTCCCCGCATAGAGCTAGCGACTGAGCTGTGTTCCCAGCAGGGAAGAGGATAA